A genomic segment from Paenibacillus sp. FSL K6-1096 encodes:
- a CDS encoding MraY family glycosyltransferase, whose translation MIVILYGLAFIVSFLIVYLLIPPLGKLAFRLDFVDRPREDVERKIHREPIPLTASYAIFVGFFITYLLFAREFTLETLALFIGGILLLTIGTIDDWYKTKGKDFPALPKFIVQIAAAVLVFFSGNAFTGFINPFSGDYISLPFILQFLLTIIWIFGVTTVINFSDGMDGLAGGLTAISAVTLFVVALTMGQSTSAFMAVSLIGVTLAYLRFNKAPAKIFMGDAGATFLGFILAVIALDGAFKQATVLSLFIPILALGVPIFDNIFVVIKRFLKGQAIYQADATQVHYRLLKAGLNQKQVVAVLYLVSVCLSLSSIILLLIQI comes from the coding sequence GTGATTGTCATTTTATACGGTCTAGCGTTTATTGTGTCATTTCTTATCGTTTATCTGCTGATTCCTCCTCTTGGCAAGCTCGCCTTCCGGCTGGATTTCGTGGACCGGCCCAGGGAAGATGTGGAACGCAAGATACATAGGGAGCCGATTCCGCTTACGGCCAGCTATGCCATATTCGTCGGTTTTTTCATTACATATCTGCTCTTCGCACGTGAATTCACCCTGGAGACGCTTGCTCTGTTCATCGGCGGCATTCTCCTGCTGACCATAGGAACGATTGATGACTGGTACAAGACCAAAGGCAAGGATTTCCCGGCGCTGCCCAAGTTCATCGTGCAGATTGCCGCAGCGGTTCTGGTCTTCTTCTCAGGCAATGCGTTCACCGGCTTCATCAACCCCTTCTCGGGTGATTATATCTCACTTCCGTTTATTTTACAGTTCCTGCTGACGATTATCTGGATCTTTGGGGTAACCACGGTGATCAATTTCTCCGACGGCATGGACGGTCTGGCCGGCGGACTTACCGCTATTTCCGCAGTGACCCTGTTCGTTGTCGCGCTGACAATGGGCCAATCCACTTCCGCTTTCATGGCGGTGTCGCTGATCGGAGTTACTCTGGCTTACCTGCGCTTCAATAAGGCCCCAGCCAAAATCTTCATGGGCGATGCCGGCGCCACGTTCCTCGGCTTCATCCTGGCGGTAATCGCGCTGGACGGCGCCTTCAAGCAGGCTACCGTGCTGTCGCTGTTCATCCCGATTCTGGCGCTGGGCGTGCCGATCTTCGACAATATTTTTGTCGTCATCAAGCGCTTCCTGAAGGGACAAGCCATCTACCAGGCCGACGCCACCCAGGTTCATTACCGGCTGCTTAAGGCCGGTCTGAACCAGAAGCAGGTCGTTGCCGTGCTCTATCTGGTCAGCGTCTGCCTGTCACTGTCGTCCATCATATTGCTGCTGATTCAGATCTAG
- a CDS encoding YjjG family noncanonical pyrimidine nucleotidase → MKYDCILFDADDTLFDYGMAESHALNHAFTHFGLPTGAHDYAESYQEINRALWKDYEEGRITSAALRVERFNRLFAAHDLALKPEAFSDAYLRFLGEGTFLIQGAAELCRELTGCRLAIITNGIKDVQNARIQGSPLSEVFEAVIVSEETGYQKPETGIFDYAFARLNLTDKSKVLMVGDSLTSDIRGGMNYGIDTCWFNPLAKPGNAGITPTYEIRSLDELLEIIR, encoded by the coding sequence ATGAAATACGATTGTATACTTTTTGATGCTGATGATACGCTGTTTGATTACGGGATGGCGGAGAGCCATGCCTTGAATCATGCGTTTACCCACTTCGGGCTGCCGACAGGCGCTCACGACTATGCGGAGAGTTATCAGGAGATTAACCGCGCGCTGTGGAAGGATTATGAGGAAGGGCGGATCACCTCGGCCGCACTGCGGGTGGAGCGGTTCAACCGTCTGTTTGCCGCCCATGACCTTGCGCTTAAGCCGGAGGCATTCAGCGACGCCTATCTTCGTTTTCTCGGGGAGGGCACCTTCCTGATTCAAGGGGCGGCAGAGCTGTGCCGGGAGCTTACCGGATGCAGGCTGGCCATTATTACGAACGGGATCAAGGATGTGCAGAACGCCAGAATTCAGGGCTCCCCGCTCAGCGAGGTGTTCGAGGCGGTGATTGTCTCTGAGGAGACAGGCTACCAGAAGCCGGAGACCGGGATTTTTGACTATGCGTTCGCAAGGCTTAATCTTACAGATAAATCCAAGGTCCTGATGGTCGGGGATTCGTTGACCTCAGACATCCGGGGCGGGATGAATTACGGCATCGATACGTGCTGGTTCAATCCGTTGGCTAAGCCCGGTAACGCCGGAATCACGCCAACCTATGAAATCCGCAGCCTGGACGAACTGCTGGAGATTATACGCTAG